A single genomic interval of Burkholderia cepacia ATCC 25416 harbors:
- a CDS encoding PAAR domain-containing protein, which yields MNRRIAVVGDSLSSGGTISPYSGPPFLVHGHQAALIGGSAFCIACQSTGIIAKAGGPYRLKFQGEVALDGDIVLCGCSTPPGITALLAGEAWCDDGLKGHGEVISSRTITGRIVSIKKGAFDEQVEAKTSGSAAQGPVGYPYYIETADGRVHSGVLDASGELPRVHTGDGSGDYTVYWGDEAIAKKHTGVSHA from the coding sequence ATGAATAGAAGAATTGCAGTTGTGGGCGACAGCCTTTCAAGCGGCGGAACAATTAGCCCATACAGCGGACCACCGTTCCTGGTCCATGGGCACCAAGCAGCCTTGATTGGCGGTAGCGCGTTCTGCATCGCATGTCAAAGCACCGGCATCATCGCAAAGGCTGGCGGGCCATATCGACTCAAGTTTCAAGGGGAAGTCGCGCTAGACGGCGATATTGTCCTGTGCGGTTGCTCGACTCCGCCGGGCATCACTGCTTTGCTTGCCGGTGAAGCATGGTGTGATGATGGGCTAAAGGGTCACGGGGAGGTCATTTCGAGCAGAACGATAACGGGTCGCATCGTGTCGATCAAGAAAGGCGCATTTGATGAGCAGGTCGAAGCGAAGACTAGCGGCAGTGCTGCCCAAGGGCCCGTGGGTTACCCCTACTACATCGAGACGGCAGACGGCCGCGTCCATTCCGGCGTGCTCGATGCGAGCGGCGAGCTACCGCGCGTCCACACTGGTGACGGATCCGGAGACTACACCGTCTATTGGGGAGACGAAGCAATTGCAAAAAAGCACACCGGGGTAAGCCATGCCTAA
- a CDS encoding aspartate aminotransferase family protein: protein MTTSTVTRQTFDEVMVPVFSPAPFVPDRAEGSRVWDTAGREYIDFACGIAVTSLGHGHPELLKVLDEQSRKLWHIGNGYTNEPVLRLAKRLESLTFADRAFFANSGAEANEAALKLARRVAFDRHGADKVEIISFVQSFHGRTFFTVSVGGQPKYSEGFGPVPAGITHLPYNDIEAAKAAIGPQTCAVIVEPVQGEGGVIPADPAFLKALREACDANDALLIFDEVQTGVGRTGQFYAYMDTGVTPDILTTAKALGNGFPIGAMLTTNELAAHFKVGVHGTTYGGNPLASAIADKVVELIGDPALLEGVRERSVRLKGALERINARFGIFKDVRGKGLLVGAELTAAFDGRAKDFVTAAAENGLIMLIAGPNVLRFVPSLVIPFDLLDEGVKRFEKAVEQVLAAQEATAR from the coding sequence ATGACGACCTCGACCGTGACCCGCCAGACATTCGATGAAGTGATGGTGCCGGTATTTTCTCCCGCGCCGTTCGTGCCGGATCGCGCAGAGGGCTCCCGCGTGTGGGACACGGCCGGCCGCGAGTACATCGATTTCGCGTGCGGCATTGCGGTGACGTCGCTCGGCCACGGTCACCCGGAACTGCTGAAAGTCCTGGACGAACAAAGCCGCAAGCTCTGGCACATCGGCAACGGCTACACGAACGAGCCGGTGCTGCGCCTCGCCAAGCGCCTCGAATCGCTGACCTTCGCCGACCGCGCGTTCTTCGCGAACTCGGGCGCGGAAGCGAACGAAGCCGCCCTGAAACTCGCGCGCCGCGTCGCGTTCGACCGCCACGGCGCCGACAAGGTGGAAATCATCTCGTTCGTGCAGTCGTTCCACGGCCGCACGTTCTTCACGGTCAGCGTCGGCGGCCAGCCGAAGTACTCGGAAGGCTTCGGCCCCGTGCCGGCCGGCATCACGCATCTGCCGTACAACGACATCGAAGCCGCGAAGGCCGCGATCGGCCCGCAAACCTGCGCAGTGATCGTCGAGCCCGTGCAAGGCGAAGGCGGCGTGATCCCGGCCGATCCGGCATTCCTGAAGGCACTGCGCGAAGCCTGTGACGCGAACGACGCGCTGCTGATCTTCGACGAAGTGCAAACGGGCGTCGGCCGCACGGGCCAGTTCTACGCGTACATGGACACGGGCGTCACGCCGGACATCCTTACGACCGCCAAGGCGCTCGGCAACGGCTTCCCGATCGGCGCGATGCTGACGACCAACGAACTGGCCGCGCACTTCAAGGTCGGCGTGCACGGCACGACGTACGGCGGCAACCCGCTCGCATCGGCGATCGCCGACAAGGTCGTCGAACTGATCGGCGACCCGGCACTGCTCGAAGGCGTGCGCGAACGCAGCGTGCGCCTGAAGGGCGCGCTCGAGCGCATCAACGCACGCTTCGGCATCTTCAAGGACGTGCGCGGCAAGGGCCTGCTCGTCGGCGCGGAACTCACTGCCGCGTTCGATGGCCGCGCGAAGGACTTCGTCACCGCGGCAGCAGAAAACGGCCTGATCATGCTGATCGCCGGCCCGAACGTGCTGCGCTTCGTCCCGTCGCTGGTGATCCCGTTCGACCTGCTCGACGAAGGCGTCAAGCGCTTCGAGAAGGCCGTCGAACAAGTGCTCGCCGCCCAGGAAGCCACCGCGCGCTGA
- the astD gene encoding succinylglutamate-semialdehyde dehydrogenase, whose translation MTELFIDGAWVAGSGPVFASRNPGTDEIAWQGESASAADVDRAVASARRAFAGWSALDFESRCAIVKRFAALLNERKEAIATAIGRETGKPLWEARTEVASMAAKVGISIQAYQERTGEKRQDMADGVAVLRHRPHGVVAVFGPYNFPGHLPNGHIVPALIAGNAVVFKPSELAPGVARATVEVWQEAGLPAGVLNLVQGEKDTGVALANHRQIDGLFFTGSSDTGTLLHRQFGGRPEIVLALEMGGNNPLVIGEVEDIDAAVHHTIQSAFLSAGQRCTCARRIFVPQGAFGDRFLARFADVTSKITADVFDADPQPFMGAVISARAAAKLVDAQSRLIEQGAKPIIAMTQRDPRLGFVNAAIVDVTGVANLPDEEHFGPLAQIIRYATFDEAIERANDTAFGLSAGLLADDANAWDHFRRTIRAGIVNWNRPTNGASSAAPFGGTGRSGNHRPSAYYAADYCAYPMASVESTQLTLPASLSPGLHF comes from the coding sequence ATGACGGAACTCTTCATCGACGGCGCCTGGGTCGCAGGCTCGGGCCCCGTGTTCGCTTCGCGCAACCCGGGCACCGACGAGATCGCATGGCAGGGCGAAAGCGCGTCGGCGGCCGACGTCGACCGTGCGGTCGCGAGCGCGCGTCGCGCATTCGCCGGCTGGTCGGCGCTCGACTTCGAATCGCGCTGCGCGATCGTCAAGCGTTTCGCCGCATTGCTCAATGAACGCAAGGAAGCGATCGCGACCGCGATCGGCCGCGAGACGGGCAAGCCGCTGTGGGAAGCGCGCACCGAAGTCGCGTCGATGGCCGCGAAGGTCGGTATCTCGATCCAGGCGTACCAGGAACGCACCGGCGAGAAGCGCCAGGACATGGCCGACGGCGTCGCGGTGCTGCGCCACCGCCCGCACGGCGTCGTCGCGGTGTTCGGCCCGTACAACTTCCCCGGCCATTTGCCGAACGGCCATATCGTGCCCGCGCTGATCGCCGGCAATGCGGTCGTGTTCAAGCCGTCGGAGCTCGCGCCGGGCGTCGCGCGCGCGACGGTCGAGGTGTGGCAGGAAGCCGGGCTGCCGGCCGGCGTGCTGAACCTCGTGCAGGGCGAGAAGGACACGGGCGTCGCGCTCGCGAATCACCGGCAGATCGACGGGCTGTTCTTCACCGGCAGCTCGGATACCGGCACGCTGCTGCACCGCCAGTTCGGCGGCCGTCCGGAAATCGTGCTCGCGCTCGAGATGGGCGGCAACAATCCGCTCGTGATCGGTGAAGTCGAGGACATCGACGCGGCCGTCCATCACACGATCCAGTCGGCGTTCCTGTCGGCGGGCCAGCGCTGCACGTGCGCGCGCCGCATCTTCGTGCCGCAGGGCGCGTTCGGCGACCGCTTCCTCGCACGCTTCGCCGACGTCACGTCGAAGATCACGGCCGACGTGTTCGACGCCGATCCGCAGCCGTTCATGGGCGCGGTGATCTCGGCGCGCGCGGCCGCGAAGCTGGTCGACGCGCAGTCGCGCCTGATCGAGCAGGGCGCGAAGCCGATCATCGCGATGACGCAGCGCGATCCGCGCCTGGGCTTCGTTAACGCGGCGATCGTCGACGTGACGGGCGTGGCGAACCTGCCCGACGAAGAACACTTCGGCCCGCTCGCGCAGATCATCCGCTACGCGACGTTCGACGAAGCGATCGAGCGCGCGAACGACACGGCGTTCGGCCTGTCCGCCGGCCTGCTGGCCGACGACGCGAACGCATGGGACCACTTCCGCCGCACGATCCGTGCGGGGATCGTCAACTGGAACCGTCCGACCAACGGCGCATCGTCCGCCGCGCCGTTCGGCGGCACCGGCCGCTCGGGCAACCATCGCCCGAGCGCGTACTACGCGGCCGACTATTGCGCGTATCCGATGGCGTCGGTGGAAAGCACGCAACTGACTTTGCCCGCGAGCCTGTCGCCGGGCCTGCACTTCTGA
- the astA gene encoding arginine N-succinyltransferase yields the protein MIVVRVVQTGDVDALVSLAKETGPGLTTFKPDRDALAARIERTRRTLEGEAAAGEAGYFFVMEESKTGDIAGVCGIESQVGLEQPFYNYRVSTVVHASQELGVWTRMHALNISHDLTGYAEVCSLFLSPRYRTGGVGGLLSRSRFMFIAQFRERFPERICAELRGHFDEDGTSPFWRAVGSHFYQIDFNAADYLSSHGRKSFLAELMPRYPVYVDLLPQDAQDAVGLTHRDTLPARKMLEAEGLRYQNHVDIFDAGPVLECHVNDLRTVRESVVVPVAIGVPDAQGDHPPTSLVSNTSLTDFRVGVAPGVVANGSFVLSADDAAALDVKVGDPVRVLPLKVKQG from the coding sequence ATGATCGTCGTTCGGGTCGTACAAACGGGCGACGTCGACGCGCTCGTGTCGCTCGCGAAGGAAACCGGGCCGGGCCTGACCACGTTCAAGCCCGACCGCGACGCGCTTGCCGCGCGCATCGAGCGCACGCGCCGCACGCTCGAGGGCGAGGCAGCGGCCGGCGAAGCCGGCTACTTCTTCGTGATGGAAGAATCGAAGACGGGCGACATCGCGGGCGTATGCGGGATCGAGTCGCAGGTCGGCCTCGAACAGCCGTTCTACAACTACCGCGTGAGCACGGTCGTGCATGCGAGCCAGGAGCTCGGCGTGTGGACGCGCATGCACGCGCTGAACATCTCGCACGACCTGACCGGCTACGCGGAAGTGTGCTCGCTGTTCCTGAGCCCGCGTTATCGCACGGGCGGCGTGGGCGGCCTGCTGTCGCGCTCGCGCTTCATGTTCATCGCGCAGTTCCGCGAACGCTTCCCGGAACGCATCTGCGCGGAACTGCGCGGCCACTTCGACGAAGACGGCACGTCGCCGTTCTGGCGCGCCGTCGGTTCGCACTTCTACCAGATCGATTTCAACGCGGCCGACTATCTCAGCTCGCACGGCCGCAAGTCGTTTCTCGCGGAACTGATGCCGCGCTATCCGGTGTACGTCGACCTGCTGCCGCAGGACGCGCAGGACGCGGTCGGCCTCACGCACCGCGACACGCTGCCGGCCCGCAAGATGCTCGAGGCGGAAGGGCTGCGCTACCAGAACCACGTCGACATCTTCGACGCGGGCCCGGTGCTCGAATGCCACGTCAACGACCTGCGCACGGTGCGCGAGAGCGTCGTCGTGCCGGTCGCGATCGGCGTGCCCGACGCGCAGGGCGATCATCCGCCGACGTCGCTCGTGTCGAACACGTCGCTCACCGATTTCCGCGTCGGCGTCGCGCCGGGCGTGGTCGCGAACGGCTCGTTCGTGCTGTCGGCCGACGATGCCGCCGCGCTCGACGTGAAGGTCGGCGATCCGGTCCGCGTGCTGCCGCTCAAAGTCAAACAGGGATAA
- the aruF gene encoding arginine/ornithine succinyltransferase subunit alpha — MLFVRPGKLTDLDALAHMARTAQPVLHSLPHDRAALEARVALSEDSFRADVDFAGEEFYLFVLEDSSTGKLLGTASIVAAAGYSEPFYAFRNDALIHASRELHVNRKIHALTMSHELTGKSRLAGFYVDPSLRGDAAAHLISRARMMYIAANRRRFTPEVFTLLLGVSDDTGASPFWEAVGRKFFGRDFTDVDIASGGRSRTFIAEVMPAYPLYVPLLPEAAQRVLGEPNESALLAYDIHLEEGFEPDRFVDIFDAGPVLTAQVDRTACVKHGTERVVREAAHQQGDVAYMVSTGSGESFRCVLADLPGDAADAPLAGDVRAALDVKDGDVVRCVPLHRRDDEDLKGDAA; from the coding sequence ATGCTATTTGTTCGCCCCGGCAAACTCACGGATCTCGATGCGCTCGCGCACATGGCGCGCACCGCGCAACCGGTCCTGCACTCGCTGCCGCACGACCGCGCGGCGCTCGAAGCGCGCGTGGCGCTCTCGGAGGATTCGTTTCGCGCGGACGTCGACTTCGCCGGCGAGGAGTTTTACCTCTTCGTGCTCGAGGATTCGTCGACGGGCAAGCTGCTCGGCACGGCGAGCATCGTGGCCGCGGCCGGTTACTCGGAACCGTTCTACGCGTTCCGCAACGACGCCTTGATCCACGCGTCGCGCGAGCTGCACGTGAACCGCAAGATCCACGCGCTCACGATGTCGCACGAGCTGACCGGCAAGAGCCGGCTCGCGGGCTTCTACGTCGATCCGTCGCTGCGCGGCGACGCGGCCGCGCACCTGATCTCGCGCGCCCGGATGATGTACATCGCCGCGAACCGCCGCCGCTTCACGCCGGAAGTGTTCACGCTGCTGCTCGGCGTGAGCGACGACACGGGCGCGTCGCCGTTCTGGGAAGCGGTGGGCCGCAAGTTCTTCGGCCGCGACTTCACCGACGTCGACATCGCGTCGGGCGGCCGCAGCCGCACCTTCATCGCGGAAGTGATGCCGGCGTATCCGCTCTACGTGCCGCTGCTGCCGGAAGCCGCGCAGCGCGTGCTCGGCGAACCGAACGAATCGGCACTGCTCGCCTACGACATCCATCTCGAGGAAGGCTTCGAGCCCGACCGCTTCGTCGACATCTTCGACGCGGGCCCGGTGCTCACCGCGCAGGTCGACCGCACCGCGTGCGTGAAGCACGGCACGGAGCGCGTCGTGCGCGAGGCCGCGCACCAGCAGGGCGACGTTGCGTACATGGTGTCGACGGGCAGCGGCGAATCGTTCCGCTGCGTGCTGGCCGACCTGCCGGGCGATGCGGCTGACGCACCGCTCGCCGGCGACGTGCGCGCGGCGCTCGATGTGAAGGATGGCGATGTCGTGCGCTGCGTGCCACTGCACCGCCGCGACGATGAAGATTTGAAGGGAGACGCAGCATGA